The DNA region CGGCTACACCGCAGTCCTCTTGCAATTTGACAAGTGCCGTGATGAAATCTTCCGGCTTGTCGGTATTTTCAATGCCCATTACTTTTGCCATTTTGATGAACTGTTCGTCGCAGGCATGACGTTCGATGAAGAACTCATAGAAAGCTTTGGAAATCATAATCAGCCCTGCACCGTGAGGAAGATTATGATGATAGGCACTCATGGAATGTTCCATGGAATGTTCGGCCGTGGTGCTTGTCAGTTGCATGGTGATGCCTGCCATTGTGCTGCCATAGGCGACGCGTTCTCTTGCTTCCATATCATTCCCGTCTCTGACTGCACGTGGCAGGTATTTCGTGATATTCTCGATGGCGGACAATGCAATCGCTTCGCTCAGAATATTCACACCGCTGCTTATCATTACCTCTGTGTTGTGGAACAAAGCATCAAATCCCTGGTATGCCGTGTATTTGGCGGGAACGGTTCGCATCAGTTCCGGGTCTACGATGGCAAGAACGGGAGTTAGTTCTGGTGCGCCGAAACCGATTTTCTCATTCGTGTCGGGATTGGAGATAACGCCCCAGCAGTTGATTTCGGAGCCTGTTCCTGAAGTTGTGGCAATGGTAACTATGGGCAATCCCGGATTTTTCAGTGGCATTGCTTTGCCGGTGCCGCCAAAAACATAATCCCATAAGTCACCCGGATTCGTTGCCATTGCCGCTATGGCGACTGATGCATCGAGTACGGCACCTCCTCCGAGAGCCAGAATAAAATCGCAGGCATTTTCTTTGGCAAAAGCGGCACCTTCCATGATGACGCTTTTATATGGGTTCTCCATAATCTTGTCGAAGATGGTATACTCGATGCCGGCTTTTTCCAATTGCTCGATTGTACGGCCGAGCGAACCGTTTACTTTGGTTGATTTGCCGTTTGAAATCAAAAGCAGGGCTTTCTTGCCGGGCATTGTCTGCTTGTGCAGATTGTTCAGTTCGCCTGCACCGAATAAGATGCGGGTAGGGTTGTAAAAAGAAAAATTCATTCTTGTATTCATACGTCTTCCAGTTATTTAATTTGTAATCGTTTTGATAGTTTTCCATAGGGAACTATCGGATGCTGCAAAAGTAGCTGTCTTCATGCTATTGCAGGATACCCGGATTACAGATTTCATAACCCCAATTACAGATACCTGATTTCTCAATTGAAATAATTCTTATCTTTGTTGCGGTTCAAATACTTATGAATATGGATAGAGTTATAAAATTAGATAATGTAGATCACTATAACAGTCTCTACGGACTGGAAACCCTGCATCCTCTGGTGAGTGTGGTGGATCTTACCAAAGCAACCAAATCGGTCAATCATATCCAAATGACTTATGGTCTCTATGCACTCTTTCTGAAAGGAGCTAAGAACTGTGATATCAAGTATGGTCGCCAGCATTATGACTATCAGGAAGGAACCATCGTTTGCTTTGCTCCCGGTCAGACTACCGGAGTAGAGATGCTGAATGATGTAGTGCAGCAAGAAGTGTACGGTGTCCTCTTTCATCCTGACCTGATTCGCGGAACCTCCCTCGGAAAGACAATAAAGGATTATACTTTCTTCTCTTATTCAGTAAGCGAGGCTTTGCACCTGTCCGATCAGGAAAAAGAAACTGTGATGGATTGCCTGAAAAAAATCAGCATCGAGCTGGAGCATCCTATCGATAAGCATAGTAAAGCATTGATTGCTATGAATATCGAGCTTCTACTCAATTACTGTATGCGGTTCTATGATCGCCAGTTCATCACCCGGAGCGGCGTCAATAAAGACTCTCTTACCAAGTTTGAGCAACTTCTGGATGAATATTTCAGAAGCAATCTTCCTGTGCAGGATGGCTTGCCGTCCGTGAAATACTTTGCGGATAAAATCTATCTCTCGCCCAATTATTTCGGTGATATGATTAAGAAAGAAACAGGTATGACGCCTCAGGAACATATTCAGATGAAAGTGATCGAACTGGCTAAAGAACATATCGTTGAAACGGACGAGACAATCAGCGAGATTGCTTACACTTTGGGGTTTCAATATCCGCAACACCTCAGCCGCCTGTTCAAAAAACGTGTCGGCTGTACGCCCAATGAATATAGACTGCAAAATGTACAGTTTTGAAAAAGGATATATTGAACATAGAGACCGTACACCAGTGCAATTGCTGTTTGGGAAATAAGACCTTACATCCGTTGGTGAGCGCCATTGACTTATCTAAAGCCAATGTGATGCAGCGTACTATCAAGTTCGATTTCTACACCATCTTACTGTTGGAATGCGAATGTGAGGATTTTATTTACGGCCGTAAGTATTACGACTATTCCAACGCAACAATGATTTTCCTGACTCCGGGACAATCCGTCAATATCAACGAAGGAAAGGCATTTCCCCGAAAGGGCTGGTTGTTGGCTTTTCATCCCGACTTGCTTTGCAGCACTTCATTGGGGCGGAACATTAAGAATTACTCTTTCTTTTCTTATCATCTGAATGAAGCGTTGCACCTTTCCTTGCGCGAAAAGGACAAGGCCATCGAATGTTTCTGCAATATTGAGAAGGAATTGCAACATGCAATAGATTGTCATAGTAAGACCTTGATTTCAAGATATATAGAACTTCTGTTGGATTATTGTTCCCGTTTCTATGACCGTCAGTTTATCACTCGGAATGAAGTCAATAAGGCGATATTGAACAAGATGGATATTGCGTTGGATGACTATATCCAGTCCGGACAATTGAAAAACGGTGTATTACCCTCAGCTAAATACTGCGCAGATATACTCCATTTATCTCCCCGTTATTTCAGTGATTTATTGAAGTTTGAAACGGGGAAGAATCTGGATGAATACTTCCAGTTGAAAAGGCTGGAAGTTGCTAAGGAGATGCTATTAGGCAAAGGTTATACGGTAAGTTCGGTTGCTGAAAAATTGTGCTATCCAAGCGTACAATATTTCAGCAACCTGTTCAGAAAACTGGTAGGGGTATCTCCCTGCGAATATAGATTGTCACAAAACTAAGTGCTTTTGACATTCTGGGATACCCACATTCCTATATCCTGCTTACTGAGTGCCGCCGCCATCAGGTCGGGGAACTTATCGGGCGTACAAGCAAAGGTAGGTACACCGATATTTGCCAGAAATTCTGCATGATTTTTGTCATAAGAAGGAGCACCGTCATCATTCAGGGCGGGCAATACGATAAGTTGCACGCCACTATTCACCAGTGATACAAACTTCTTTCGCATCTCTCTCGGATCGCCCCCTTCGTACAAGTCGGTCACCAGTACCAGCACCGTATCTTGCGGACGGGTGATTACTCCCTGGCAATAGGTCAGGGCGCGGGTGATATCCGTACCGCCACCCAACTGTACACCGAAGAGTAAGTCTACCGGGTCTTGCAAGTCATCGGTAAGGTCTACCACAGCCGTATCAAATACCACCATCCGCGTGTTCACAGCCGGAATGGAAGCCAGTACAGATCCGAATATTCCGGAGTAAATGACGGATGTCCCCATTGAACCGCTCTGGTCCAGACAGAGAATGATATCTTTCATCGCTTTCCGTTTTCTGCCGTAACCGATGCGGACTTCCGGGATGATAGTCTTGTATTCCGGTTGGTAGTTTTTCAAATTCTTGGTGATGGTGGTCTTCCAGTCTATCTCGTTATAACGTGGATTTCTCCGCCGTGCAGAACGGTTGAGCGCTCCCGTCACAGCCTGTTGGGTAGGAGCGGAGAGCTTGCGTAGCAGTTCGTCCACCACTTTGCGGACTACCTGCCGTGCCATTTCCTTATTCTTTTCAGGAATAACCCGACTGAGTGACATCAGTGTAGCCACAAGATGCACATCCGGCACTACCGTTTCAAGCATTTCCTTTTCCGTCAACAGTGAGGTGATATTCAGTCGTTTGATGGCATCGCGCTGAATGACCTGTACCACAGTCTGCGGAAAGAACTCACGGATATCTCCCAGCCAGCGGCTTACTTTTGGGGCGGATGATCCGAGTCCTCCGCGACGGTCGCTGTCATATACGGCTTCCAATGACTGGTCGATGCGTTGCTCTTCCGGTGTCAGTGTGATACCCGTTCCGTCGGCTTCGTTTCCGCCCAGTATCAGGCGCCACCTTTTCAGATATTCTTCTTCCATTGTTTTCTCTTTACTTCGTTTCAAATCCTAATAACCGGTGAATCAAGGGAATCACCCTCATAGCTTCCTCTTCATTGTGTGAAGTTGCTGAGGCTGTTGCAGTCTGTATGCCGCCTGCACCGCCCGCCTTGGCTTTCTCACCCAACTTCCGGCGTTCTGCGGGACTGAATTCGCTGAATGTGCGTTTCAGTATGGGAAGCAGTTCCATGAAGGTTTCTTTTTCTTGCGAACATACCCAGTTATTTACCAGATTCCACAAATTATCATCCAGCAACAGAATGGAACCGGAAGAACGGAGGAAACCTTCGAACCAGTAGGCCATATCTGCCGGAGCATTACCGATGGAAGAATAATAACTAAGGGTATTCTGCGCTTCTTCGGCTGAAATGTCTCCCTTGTCGTTCAGCAGTCGTGTGGCATAGCCGGACAACAGCGGATGTACATTAACGGATGTACGCACTTGGCGGATAAACTCCAGCCACATCCTGTTCAGCTCCGGATCATTGAGAGTGGAAACTGCGTAATCCGTAGACACCAGTTTGTTTAGTATGTCCGTAGCGGCTTCTTCGTCTATATTGATACAAACAAGTACTCCACCTGCAAGGATACGGGCAGTCATAGCTTGGAGCATATCGCCTACCTTTGAGAAATCCAGATTGCGGACATTACCATAACGGACGATATTTACCAGATCGGGTACTGCCTCCATCATCTCGATGATATCAGTAGTAGCAGCCGAGAGGCGGTCGAGTTGCACTGTCATGGCTTCCACTAAGTCCGGTAGATTAGCTGGGATTACCCGGTCGAGCAGCCGGGTGAGTTCCGGAATATGCCGTATCTCTTTCGTCTGTTTGCGCAGAAATTTCTGCGTTGCTTCTTCCAGTGTATTTCCCCAGATAGCCTTTTCGATGATGCTTATAATCTGTTCCGGCTTGTGGTAGAGTGTCCATTTTTCTTTGAAAGTACCTTTACCGTCAGTACCGCCCGGAATTGCCCAATCTATGTCGAGCAGGTGCAGGCGATGGAAGAAGATACTTCTATCCAGATCATTTGGTTTACGAAGGTCGAGAGTCAGCTCTTTGATTTCGGCTGTAAATGGAACGCGCAACCGTTTTTGAGTCTTTTCCACATCTACCAGCAAGGGAACTTTGGGAACATCATCGGGAACACGCCCCAGACGGTTACTGATGATAAGTTCTTCCTTGATGATCTGCAAAAGGATATCATCGCCAAAGCCCATGACGGTGGTGATGGCTTCATTAAACTCAGCCAGTGAAGGGGCGGGGAGATTGCGTAAAGCGGCCGTCACCTGTGCCAGACTCACAGTTTCGATGACATGGGCTACGGAGATATCCATATTCTTTTTACGGAAAAGGGAAGCAGCCTGGCTGATCCAGAGTGTACCGTCGTCCTGCGGATGATGCCAAAGATAGTGATACCAGCCCGGAGATTCTATGCCGGCTCCGTATCCGCTGCGGAAAGCAAGCCGGTCGTATGTCCAGGGAATCCAGGTACATTCTATTTTTATTTTGGGCAGTCCTTTCAGCAGTTCGTTATCTTCTTTTACTTTAGGCATATTTTCGAGGGCGGGCACATGCCAGGCACCACAGACTACGGCGATGCGTTCGAA from Bacteroides sp. MSB163 includes:
- a CDS encoding iron-containing alcohol dehydrogenase, with amino-acid sequence MNTRMNFSFYNPTRILFGAGELNNLHKQTMPGKKALLLISNGKSTKVNGSLGRTIEQLEKAGIEYTIFDKIMENPYKSVIMEGAAFAKENACDFILALGGGAVLDASVAIAAMATNPGDLWDYVFGGTGKAMPLKNPGLPIVTIATTSGTGSEINCWGVISNPDTNEKIGFGAPELTPVLAIVDPELMRTVPAKYTAYQGFDALFHNTEVMISSGVNILSEAIALSAIENITKYLPRAVRDGNDMEARERVAYGSTMAGITMQLTSTTAEHSMEHSMSAYHHNLPHGAGLIMISKAFYEFFIERHACDEQFIKMAKVMGIENTDKPEDFITALVKLQEDCGVADLKMSDYGFKKEESMTLARGARSMQGGLFLANPCEMTDEDCAGIFDKSYR
- a CDS encoding helix-turn-helix domain-containing protein is translated as MDRVIKLDNVDHYNSLYGLETLHPLVSVVDLTKATKSVNHIQMTYGLYALFLKGAKNCDIKYGRQHYDYQEGTIVCFAPGQTTGVEMLNDVVQQEVYGVLFHPDLIRGTSLGKTIKDYTFFSYSVSEALHLSDQEKETVMDCLKKISIELEHPIDKHSKALIAMNIELLLNYCMRFYDRQFITRSGVNKDSLTKFEQLLDEYFRSNLPVQDGLPSVKYFADKIYLSPNYFGDMIKKETGMTPQEHIQMKVIELAKEHIVETDETISEIAYTLGFQYPQHLSRLFKKRVGCTPNEYRLQNVQF
- a CDS encoding helix-turn-helix domain-containing protein → MKKDILNIETVHQCNCCLGNKTLHPLVSAIDLSKANVMQRTIKFDFYTILLLECECEDFIYGRKYYDYSNATMIFLTPGQSVNINEGKAFPRKGWLLAFHPDLLCSTSLGRNIKNYSFFSYHLNEALHLSLREKDKAIECFCNIEKELQHAIDCHSKTLISRYIELLLDYCSRFYDRQFITRNEVNKAILNKMDIALDDYIQSGQLKNGVLPSAKYCADILHLSPRYFSDLLKFETGKNLDEYFQLKRLEVAKEMLLGKGYTVSSVAEKLCYPSVQYFSNLFRKLVGVSPCEYRLSQN
- a CDS encoding vWA domain-containing protein gives rise to the protein MEEEYLKRWRLILGGNEADGTGITLTPEEQRIDQSLEAVYDSDRRGGLGSSAPKVSRWLGDIREFFPQTVVQVIQRDAIKRLNITSLLTEKEMLETVVPDVHLVATLMSLSRVIPEKNKEMARQVVRKVVDELLRKLSAPTQQAVTGALNRSARRRNPRYNEIDWKTTITKNLKNYQPEYKTIIPEVRIGYGRKRKAMKDIILCLDQSGSMGTSVIYSGIFGSVLASIPAVNTRMVVFDTAVVDLTDDLQDPVDLLFGVQLGGGTDITRALTYCQGVITRPQDTVLVLVTDLYEGGDPREMRKKFVSLVNSGVQLIVLPALNDDGAPSYDKNHAEFLANIGVPTFACTPDKFPDLMAAALSKQDIGMWVSQNVKST
- a CDS encoding DUF5682 family protein, with translation MAIHLLGIRHHGPGSCRNVLEYLQELQPDLILLEGPAEAETLLPCVLNEQMEPPVALLAYQPDQPQNAVFYPFAEFSPEWQTIVYALRNEVPLRFFDLPLVHSMAQNQEHHNTTEEQQEEIISTGYRDPFDYLAEAAGYTDGESWWETIIEHRKDSADVFQAVKEAVTALREELPEHTSPRDQLREAWMRKMIRTAQKENFERIAVVCGAWHVPALENMPKVKEDNELLKGLPKIKIECTWIPWTYDRLAFRSGYGAGIESPGWYHYLWHHPQDDGTLWISQAASLFRKKNMDISVAHVIETVSLAQVTAALRNLPAPSLAEFNEAITTVMGFGDDILLQIIKEELIISNRLGRVPDDVPKVPLLVDVEKTQKRLRVPFTAEIKELTLDLRKPNDLDRSIFFHRLHLLDIDWAIPGGTDGKGTFKEKWTLYHKPEQIISIIEKAIWGNTLEEATQKFLRKQTKEIRHIPELTRLLDRVIPANLPDLVEAMTVQLDRLSAATTDIIEMMEAVPDLVNIVRYGNVRNLDFSKVGDMLQAMTARILAGGVLVCINIDEEAATDILNKLVSTDYAVSTLNDPELNRMWLEFIRQVRTSVNVHPLLSGYATRLLNDKGDISAEEAQNTLSYYSSIGNAPADMAYWFEGFLRSSGSILLLDDNLWNLVNNWVCSQEKETFMELLPILKRTFSEFSPAERRKLGEKAKAGGAGGIQTATASATSHNEEEAMRVIPLIHRLLGFETK